A single genomic interval of Rosistilla ulvae harbors:
- a CDS encoding DUF4114 domain-containing protein, with amino-acid sequence MKNTIKKLLNAFSGDTADHSETKSAPQQPWVSDLETVEPMVLMSASPIEGVEQVDVLDDIDFEATSPVDDNLFDSPVPPGKDLFDATELDDAQDDLLSKDTNPWGAVSNEASVGDGIAQDAKIAVSAETGTPGQPIDVVISAQAEAGDRIDKVELSGLPDGTKVQIGDALVQPTDGKVDVAVDKLDELQIVPPAGSADDFDVTISVTTVDGNDSKVTQESFTVEIDPTVDVNASDVSGKQGDAIDLNIDIDSEAADHLFTLVSGLPDDATLTIGDVELVNNGGQTLVQNDQLDDLQFVPADDFTGNVDLKVTSLATDRDGDAAADVATFSVDVVAGKTAAPDDGVEAAQLNAVADTAITGQKVGLTINAAAVGDDTITAVAIENLPTGTKVEAGGIVLTPIDGKVGLNANDFNSVKIVPPAGSADDFDVTVRVTTTDNGVSRDVTQVVNIDIDPDVKVSAGNVAGTEGGPIDLDLKLETQAAAQTTVVIKGIPDGSTLVSGGSVITPNNGEALVRVDQLDDLALNPAPGLKGTIDLTAKVVAFDNDLDAVSVKTDFKVNVLESNAGDAPSNAPQPSKDAVPSVDEVVEEVKEVAVEKVVEPVGHTSDPVVVTPAEPVAPAKEVIVEKVVASVGHTSDPVVVTSAEPVAPAKDVAADLLVQTGTDGNDKLVDTNGNDKIDGGKGHDTIDGGKGDDLLNGGDGNDKINGGDGNDHIDGGAGNDILNGGNGNDKIDGGAGNDTIDGGKGDDLLTGGDGNDKINGGDGNDHLTGGAGTDTLNGGNGNDVLDGSDDATRDTLNGGAGNDKIIAGKNDVANGGAGDDVIVAKAGGVKVNGGAGNDTLDLSELPPDAHKPAEINVPGGIANVGGEKVTFQNIEKVIGTTGDDNFSFSGAENGDKFTVDGGDGHNTIDLSNIPEKDITIADGKISINTIMSARDGHGALTNQKMSFEIHFDNIENVKVQGGKVLDIEGEVARHEQNQATDGNDHQVGSDNADVFDAGAGDDKIEGGAGNDKLNGGDGNDVIDGGKGNDVIDGGKGNDTLVGGDGNDKIEGGDGNDHIDGGAGADTINGGDGNDKIDGGDGNDRISGGAGDDVIEGGAGNDVIDGNEGNDTLTGGEGSDTLRGGKGNDVIDGSDDATRDTLNGDAGDDKIIAGKNDVANGGAGDDVIIAKAGNVKVNGGAGNDTLDLSELPPDAHKPAEINVASGVANVGGEKVTFQNIEKVIGTTGDDNFSFSGAENGDKFTVDGGDGHNTIDLSNIPEKDIAIADGKISINTIMSARDGHGALTNQKMSFEIHFDNVENVKVQGGKVLDIEGEVARHEQNQATDGNDHQVGGDTADKFDAGAGDDKIEGGAGNDKLNGGDGNDVIDGGKGNDVIDGGKGNDNLSGGDGNDKIEGGDGNDHIDGGAGVDTINGGDGNDKIDGGDGNDRISGGAGDDVIEGGAGNDVIDGNEGNDTLTGGEGSDTLRGGKGNDVIDGSDDATRDTLNGDNGDDKIIAGKNDVANGGAGDDVIVAKAGNVKVNGGAGNDTLDLSELPPDAHKPAEINVASGVANVGGEKVTFQNIEKVIGTTGDDNFSFSGAENGDKFTVDGGDGHNTIDLSNIPEKDITIADGKISINTIMSARDGHGALTNQKMSFEIHFDNIENVKVQGGKILDIGNGPSGDDPHEPQVDAGNDAHNAKPAAKVENPHDADAKENNTQDKVDTGGHGSEANQTGRLDFVSEGADFNNVIGTYELDAQGKPTNFQVLVGNTNHQAAGTVSNNVDQDLHMFVIANGSNFAGAKSLDFDGHGGLIADGRAVHADVFFSDAQFNLDGKDHFRYTDTHDGGTVIGIEDLKNLGDRDFNDAVLKTNFRINH; translated from the coding sequence ATGAAAAACACAATCAAAAAACTCCTGAATGCGTTCTCGGGCGACACTGCAGACCACAGCGAGACCAAATCGGCCCCGCAGCAGCCTTGGGTCTCCGACCTGGAGACGGTGGAGCCGATGGTGTTGATGTCGGCGAGTCCGATCGAAGGTGTGGAACAAGTTGACGTGCTTGACGATATCGATTTCGAAGCCACGTCACCGGTGGACGACAATCTATTCGACTCCCCCGTACCGCCCGGAAAGGACCTCTTCGACGCGACCGAACTGGATGACGCTCAAGACGACTTGTTGAGTAAAGACACCAATCCGTGGGGCGCCGTTAGCAACGAGGCTTCGGTTGGCGATGGTATCGCACAGGATGCGAAGATTGCCGTGAGTGCCGAAACGGGAACTCCGGGCCAGCCGATCGATGTAGTGATCAGCGCTCAAGCGGAAGCGGGTGATCGAATCGACAAGGTCGAGCTATCGGGATTGCCCGATGGAACGAAAGTTCAAATCGGCGATGCGTTGGTGCAACCAACCGATGGCAAAGTCGACGTCGCAGTCGACAAACTGGATGAATTGCAGATCGTCCCACCTGCCGGATCGGCCGATGACTTCGACGTCACCATTTCCGTGACGACGGTCGATGGCAATGACAGCAAGGTAACCCAGGAATCGTTTACTGTTGAAATCGACCCAACGGTCGACGTGAACGCTTCCGATGTCAGTGGCAAGCAAGGCGACGCAATCGATCTGAATATCGATATCGACAGCGAAGCGGCCGACCACCTGTTCACCCTGGTCAGCGGCCTACCGGACGACGCAACTCTGACAATCGGCGACGTCGAACTGGTGAACAACGGTGGCCAAACGCTTGTGCAAAACGACCAATTGGACGACTTGCAATTCGTTCCGGCTGACGATTTCACAGGGAACGTCGACCTGAAAGTCACTTCGCTGGCGACCGATCGCGATGGCGACGCCGCAGCCGACGTGGCAACGTTCTCGGTCGACGTGGTCGCCGGAAAGACCGCTGCCCCCGATGATGGAGTCGAAGCAGCCCAATTGAACGCTGTTGCCGACACCGCGATTACCGGCCAGAAGGTCGGACTAACGATCAATGCAGCCGCCGTGGGCGACGACACGATCACAGCCGTTGCCATTGAAAACCTGCCGACGGGAACCAAGGTGGAAGCGGGCGGGATCGTCCTGACACCGATCGACGGCAAGGTCGGCTTGAATGCCAACGACTTCAATAGCGTAAAAATTGTGCCCCCCGCCGGATCGGCCGATGATTTTGATGTCACTGTTCGTGTGACCACGACCGACAACGGCGTCTCTCGCGATGTTACCCAAGTCGTCAATATCGATATCGATCCCGATGTGAAGGTCTCGGCGGGCAATGTCGCCGGAACCGAAGGCGGTCCGATCGATTTGGATCTGAAACTGGAGACACAGGCGGCGGCTCAAACGACAGTCGTCATCAAAGGCATCCCCGATGGTTCGACCCTGGTCAGCGGCGGTTCGGTGATCACACCCAACAATGGCGAAGCATTGGTTCGCGTCGACCAGTTGGATGACCTCGCACTTAATCCAGCTCCCGGACTGAAAGGCACAATCGACCTCACTGCGAAAGTTGTTGCTTTCGACAATGACTTGGATGCGGTGAGCGTCAAAACAGACTTCAAGGTCAATGTCCTGGAATCTAACGCTGGCGACGCCCCCAGCAATGCACCACAGCCCAGCAAAGATGCCGTTCCTAGCGTCGACGAAGTCGTAGAAGAAGTCAAAGAAGTTGCTGTTGAGAAAGTAGTCGAGCCGGTCGGTCACACGAGCGATCCAGTCGTCGTCACGCCCGCGGAACCTGTCGCTCCTGCCAAGGAAGTGATTGTTGAGAAAGTAGTCGCGTCGGTCGGTCACACAAGCGATCCAGTCGTCGTCACGTCCGCGGAACCTGTCGCACCTGCCAAGGATGTTGCAGCTGACCTTTTGGTCCAGACGGGCACCGATGGAAATGACAAACTCGTCGACACCAATGGCAACGACAAAATCGATGGCGGGAAAGGTCACGACACGATCGACGGCGGCAAGGGGGATGATCTCCTTAATGGCGGCGACGGCAATGACAAGATCAATGGTGGTGACGGCAACGACCACATCGATGGTGGAGCTGGCAACGACATCTTGAACGGTGGCAATGGCAACGACAAGATCGACGGCGGTGCGGGGAATGACACGATCGACGGCGGCAAAGGGGATGATCTCCTCACCGGTGGCGACGGCAATGACAAGATCAACGGCGGTGACGGCAACGATCATCTGACCGGTGGTGCTGGGACCGATACGCTCAACGGCGGCAACGGCAACGACGTCCTCGACGGTAGCGACGATGCAACGCGTGATACGCTCAACGGTGGCGCCGGCAATGACAAGATCATCGCTGGTAAAAACGACGTCGCCAATGGCGGAGCGGGTGACGACGTGATCGTCGCCAAAGCTGGCGGCGTGAAAGTCAACGGCGGTGCGGGCAACGACACGCTGGACCTATCGGAACTGCCACCCGACGCGCATAAGCCAGCGGAGATCAACGTTCCGGGCGGCATAGCGAACGTGGGTGGTGAGAAGGTCACATTCCAGAACATCGAGAAGGTGATCGGCACGACGGGAGATGACAACTTCTCCTTCAGTGGCGCAGAAAACGGCGACAAGTTCACTGTCGATGGCGGTGATGGCCACAACACGATCGATCTGTCGAACATCCCGGAAAAGGACATCACGATCGCCGACGGCAAGATCAGCATCAACACGATCATGTCGGCTCGCGACGGCCACGGAGCGTTGACCAACCAGAAGATGAGCTTCGAGATCCACTTCGACAACATCGAAAACGTCAAGGTTCAAGGTGGCAAGGTATTGGACATCGAAGGCGAAGTCGCTCGCCATGAACAGAACCAAGCGACCGATGGCAACGATCATCAAGTCGGCAGCGACAACGCGGACGTGTTTGATGCTGGAGCGGGTGATGACAAGATCGAAGGTGGCGCCGGCAACGATAAACTCAACGGCGGCGACGGCAACGATGTCATCGACGGCGGTAAAGGGAACGATGTGATCGACGGCGGCAAGGGGAACGACACGCTTGTCGGCGGCGATGGGAACGACAAGATCGAAGGTGGCGATGGGAACGACCACATCGATGGTGGAGCGGGAGCCGATACGATCAACGGCGGTGACGGCAACGACAAGATCGATGGCGGCGATGGGAACGATCGCATCTCCGGCGGAGCAGGTGACGACGTCATCGAAGGTGGTGCCGGCAACGATGTCATCGATGGAAACGAAGGCAACGACACTCTGACCGGCGGTGAAGGATCCGATACGCTGCGAGGTGGCAAAGGCAACGACGTCATCGACGGCAGCGACGATGCAACTCGCGATACGCTCAACGGTGACGCAGGTGATGACAAGATCATCGCTGGTAAAAACGACGTCGCCAATGGCGGAGCGGGTGACGACGTGATCATCGCCAAAGCTGGAAACGTGAAGGTCAACGGCGGTGCGGGCAACGACACGCTGGACCTTTCCGAACTGCCACCTGACGCGCATAAGCCAGCAGAGATTAATGTCGCCAGCGGCGTAGCAAACGTGGGTGGTGAGAAGGTCACATTCCAGAACATCGAGAAGGTGATCGGCACGACGGGAGATGACAACTTCTCCTTCAGTGGCGCAGAAAACGGCGACAAGTTCACTGTCGATGGTGGCGATGGCCACAACACGATCGATTTGTCGAACATTCCAGAGAAGGATATCGCGATCGCCGACGGCAAGATTAGTATCAACACGATCATGTCAGCTCGGGATGGCCACGGTGCGTTGACCAACCAGAAGATGAGCTTCGAGATTCACTTCGACAACGTCGAAAACGTCAAGGTTCAGGGTGGCAAGGTCTTGGATATCGAAGGCGAAGTCGCTCGCCATGAACAGAACCAAGCCACCGATGGCAACGACCATCAAGTCGGCGGTGACACCGCTGACAAGTTCGATGCGGGAGCGGGTGACGACAAGATCGAAGGCGGAGCTGGCAATGACAAGCTCAACGGCGGCGACGGCAACGATGTCATCGACGGCGGTAAAGGGAACGACGTGATCGATGGCGGCAAGGGGAACGACAACCTTAGCGGCGGCGATGGGAACGACAAGATCGAAGGTGGCGATGGGAACGACCACATCGATGGTGGAGCGGGAGTCGATACGATCAACGGCGGTGACGGCAACGACAAGATCGATGGCGGCGATGGGAACGATCGCATCTCCGGCGGAGCAGGTGACGACGTCATCGAAGGTGGTGCCGGCAACGATGTCATCGATGGAAACGAAGGCAACGACACTCTGACCGGCGGCGAAGGATCCGATACGCTGCGAGGTGGCAAAGGCAACGACGTCATCGACGGCAGCGACGATGCAACGCGCGATACGCTCAACGGCGACAATGGTGACGACAAGATCATCGCTGGTAAAAACGACGTCGCCAATGGCGGAGCGGGTGACGACGTGATCGTCGCCAAAGCTGGAAACGTGAAGGTCAACGGCGGTGCGGGCAACGACACGCTGGACCTTTCCGAACTGCCACCTGACGCGCATAAGCCAGCAGAGATTAATGTCGCCAGCGGCGTAGCAAACGTGGGTGGTGAGAAGGTCACATTCCAGAACATCGAGAAGGTGATCGGCACCACGGGCGATGACAACTTCTCCTTCAGTGGCGCCGAAAACGGCGACAAGTTCACTGTCGATGGCGGTGATGGCCACAACACGATCGATCTGTCGAACATCCCGGAAAAGGACATCACGATCGCCGACGGCAAGATCAGCATCAACACGATCATGTCGGCTCGCGACGGCCACGGAGCGTTGACCAACCAGAAGATGAGCTTCGAGATCCACTTCGACAACATCGAAAACGTGAAGGTTCAAGGTGGCAAGATCTTGGACATCGGCAATGGCCCGAGTGGCGACGATCCTCACGAACCACAAGTCGATGCTGGTAACGACGCTCACAATGCGAAGCCGGCGGCCAAGGTGGAGAACCCGCATGACGCGGACGCCAAGGAGAACAACACTCAGGATAAAGTTGACACCGGAGGTCACGGCAGCGAAGCCAATCAGACGGGTCGACTGGATTTCGTTTCCGAGGGTGCTGATTTCAACAACGTGATTGGAACCTATGAACTGGATGCTCAAGGGAAACCGACGAACTTCCAAGTTCTTGTAGGGAACACCAACCATCAAGCGGCTGGCACGGTCTCCAACAACGTCGATCAAGATCTGCACATGTTCGTGATCGCCAACGGCAGCAACTTCGCCGGTGCAAAGTCGCTCGACTTCGACGGCCACGGCGGTCTGATAGCCGACGGGAGGGCGGTCCATGCCGACGTCTTCTTCTCCGATGCCCAGTTCAACCTCGATGGCAAGGACCACTTCCGCTACACCGATACGCACGATGGCGGAACAGTGATCGGCATCGAAGACTTGAAGAATCTTGGCGACCGCGACTTCAACGACGCGGTCCTCAAGACCAACTTCCGGATCAACCACTAG
- a CDS encoding sulfatase-like hydrolase/transferase, whose product MPTPLRTLPLLLLLLSTPLTADDRPNVLLILADDIGYEALGCYGGLDFQTPRLDAMAAEGLRFSRAYASPVCTPTRVSLHTSLYTTRHQHTIVLPVHRGTKKTVDFQAMPTFAQSIRSTGYATSVTGKWQLATLEYWPDHIRDAGFDSWCVWQIWLQGKKTLRHWNPTLNQDGRVRDDIADRFGPDVLVDYVIDQMRDAQAKEQPFLIVHNEMLPHDPIIATPEDRRLGRPAKLDHMIHYMDHLVGRLLDAVDSMGLRDNTYVLFMGDNGTHEEDFPNPRASEPGQRRHTRHTRAGNVDGGKFKLGDTGTHVPLIVWGPPSVPAGQVCDDLVDVVDLFPTFCELTGTSIPEGLSIDGHSIAAQIHGQPGPTRPWTHQGIGKEENLFDGSWRLFRQSDALKDARSLPAEPDADNQDPQAAAARDRLETIFQSLTP is encoded by the coding sequence ATGCCAACTCCGCTCCGCACGCTTCCGCTGTTGCTGCTTTTGCTGTCGACGCCGCTCACCGCCGACGACCGTCCCAACGTCCTTTTGATTCTGGCCGACGACATCGGTTACGAGGCGTTGGGCTGTTACGGCGGCCTCGATTTCCAGACGCCACGGCTGGACGCGATGGCGGCCGAAGGGCTTCGATTCTCCCGCGCCTACGCGAGTCCCGTCTGCACGCCGACGCGAGTCAGCTTGCACACCAGTCTCTACACCACGCGACACCAACACACGATCGTATTGCCGGTCCACCGCGGGACCAAAAAGACTGTCGATTTCCAAGCGATGCCAACCTTCGCTCAATCGATCCGGTCGACAGGATACGCCACCAGCGTGACGGGCAAGTGGCAACTGGCGACACTCGAATATTGGCCCGATCACATCCGCGACGCCGGTTTCGATTCGTGGTGCGTCTGGCAGATCTGGCTGCAGGGCAAGAAGACACTGCGGCACTGGAACCCAACGCTCAATCAAGACGGCCGGGTTCGCGACGACATCGCCGACCGCTTTGGCCCCGACGTGCTTGTCGATTACGTGATCGACCAGATGCGGGACGCTCAAGCGAAAGAGCAACCGTTTCTGATCGTCCACAACGAAATGCTTCCGCACGATCCGATCATCGCCACGCCGGAGGATCGCCGGTTGGGCCGCCCCGCGAAACTGGATCACATGATTCACTACATGGACCATCTGGTCGGCCGCCTGTTGGATGCTGTCGATTCGATGGGACTGCGAGACAACACCTACGTGTTGTTCATGGGAGACAACGGCACGCACGAGGAGGACTTTCCTAATCCTCGAGCCAGCGAACCTGGGCAGCGACGTCACACGCGGCACACCCGCGCCGGGAACGTCGACGGCGGCAAGTTCAAACTCGGCGATACCGGCACTCATGTTCCGCTGATCGTCTGGGGACCACCTAGCGTTCCGGCGGGGCAGGTCTGCGACGACCTGGTCGACGTCGTCGATCTGTTTCCGACGTTCTGCGAACTGACGGGAACATCGATCCCCGAGGGACTGTCGATCGACGGGCACAGCATCGCCGCTCAAATCCACGGCCAACCTGGACCAACGCGTCCATGGACGCATCAAGGGATCGGCAAAGAAGAAAATCTTTTCGACGGATCGTGGCGGCTGTTCCGCCAATCGGACGCTTTAAAAGACGCCCGATCGCTTCCCGCCGAACCCGATGCGGACAACCAAGATCCGCAAGCGGCAGCAGCCCGCGACCGACTGGAAACCATCTTCCAAAGCCTCACGCCCTAA